One window from the genome of Persephonella sp. encodes:
- a CDS encoding TIGR00269 family protein — MQKLKKGTRCTVCKAKGQKDKAVVYLPHHRLALCKKHFVEWFEKRVEKTIKEFRMFSKKDRILVAVSGGKDSLSLWNALVKLGYDADGFYIDLGIDEYSQDSKRLSLDFAKKVGRTLHTVSLKDEIAPIPQIDKLTNRPTCSACGTIKRYYMNRYAKKLGYSIIATGHNLDDEAAVLFGNTLHWDIDYLKRQYPVLKEEGGFIRKVKPLCKITEKESALYTFFNGIEYIEYECPFSEGASSIEYKEILSQLEEKHPGTKLQFYTNFLKRMYPVLKQHEEKKQLKTCVICGEPSFTDICSVCKLREKIKS, encoded by the coding sequence ATGCAAAAACTGAAAAAAGGAACAAGATGCACAGTCTGTAAGGCAAAAGGGCAGAAGGATAAGGCTGTTGTTTACCTTCCACACCACAGGCTTGCTCTGTGCAAAAAACATTTTGTTGAGTGGTTTGAAAAAAGGGTCGAAAAAACGATAAAAGAGTTCAGAATGTTCTCAAAAAAAGACAGAATACTTGTGGCTGTTTCCGGAGGTAAGGACAGTCTTTCACTGTGGAACGCCCTTGTTAAGCTTGGATATGATGCAGATGGATTTTATATAGATCTTGGGATAGATGAGTATTCGCAGGACAGCAAAAGGCTTTCACTTGATTTTGCAAAAAAAGTGGGAAGAACCCTCCATACCGTTTCACTTAAAGATGAGATAGCACCTATACCCCAGATAGACAAATTAACAAACAGACCAACCTGCTCAGCCTGCGGAACAATAAAAAGATACTACATGAACAGGTATGCAAAGAAGCTTGGTTACAGCATAATAGCCACAGGACACAACCTTGATGACGAGGCTGCAGTTTTATTCGGGAATACCCTCCACTGGGACATTGATTATCTAAAAAGACAGTATCCTGTTTTGAAAGAGGAGGGAGGGTTTATAAGGAAAGTAAAACCTCTGTGCAAAATCACAGAGAAAGAATCAGCCCTTTATACATTTTTTAATGGTATTGAGTATATTGAGTATGAATGCCCATTTTCTGAAGGGGCTTCATCAATTGAATATAAAGAGATACTCTCCCAACTTGAGGAGAAGCATCCGGGAACCAAACTTCAGTTTTATACAAACTTTTTAAAAAGGATGTATCCTGTTTTAAAACAGCATGAAGAAAAAAAACAGCTAAAAACATGTGTTATATGTGGAGAGCCTTCATTTACGGATATATGCAGTGTCTGTAAACTCAGGGAGAAAATAAAATCTTAG
- a CDS encoding outer membrane lipoprotein carrier protein LolA codes for MFRIFAFFLIVFSFSFGEVLDDLQEKLKSVSSIQADFIQRTYIPDLEQPEEFKGKIFISKDQKIKIIYEKPIKQVYFLDKDQLTIYTPEDKQVIKSHLTDQFFLLRIFRAFMSEKGLKSLFNVEKEVSKGDFIDLILSVKGDSKIKKVEILLKKDLTVHQIVVWDKEGNRMEISFYDFKYSKKPLKLYIKIPKDVEIIYY; via the coding sequence ATGTTTAGAATTTTTGCTTTTTTTCTTATTGTTTTTTCTTTTTCTTTTGGGGAGGTTTTAGATGACCTTCAGGAAAAACTAAAAAGCGTATCATCAATACAGGCAGACTTTATCCAGAGAACATATATTCCAGATCTTGAACAGCCTGAGGAGTTTAAAGGAAAAATATTTATATCAAAGGATCAGAAGATAAAAATAATTTATGAAAAGCCTATAAAACAGGTCTATTTTCTGGATAAAGATCAGCTCACAATTTACACTCCTGAAGACAAACAGGTTATCAAGTCTCACCTTACAGATCAGTTTTTTCTGCTTAGAATATTCAGGGCTTTTATGTCAGAAAAAGGGCTTAAATCACTTTTTAATGTGGAAAAGGAAGTATCAAAAGGGGATTTTATTGATCTGATTTTAAGTGTAAAAGGTGATTCTAAGATAAAAAAGGTTGAGATACTCCTAAAAAAAGATCTAACAGTTCATCAGATAGTTGTGTGGGATAAAGAAGGGAACAGAATGGAAATAAGCTTTTATGATTTTAAATATAGTAAAAAACCTTTGAAACTTTATATTAAAATTCCAAAAGATGTGGAGATAATATACTATTAG
- a CDS encoding phage baseplate assembly protein V has translation MSDLLDIFQKDDRCLYLVPAVVTDNKDPENMGRIKVKFPFDDNETGWVRVAVPMAGDDRGLFFFPEVNDEVLVAFLYGDLNQPVVLGFLWNGKDKPPQNDPSIREIKTVSGHRISLNDKEEKIQIQNKKGDQISIEKDSRINIKTDGCQLQMDGIKKEIKIKGDVSVKIEGNNIELKGTNVTVKADAVLTIKGGVVRIN, from the coding sequence ATGAGTGATCTTTTAGATATATTTCAGAAAGATGACAGATGTTTGTATCTTGTTCCTGCAGTGGTTACAGATAACAAAGATCCTGAAAATATGGGGAGAATAAAGGTAAAGTTTCCTTTTGATGATAATGAAACAGGGTGGGTGAGGGTGGCTGTACCTATGGCTGGGGACGATAGGGGATTGTTTTTCTTTCCTGAGGTGAATGACGAGGTTCTGGTCGCATTCCTATATGGAGATCTTAACCAGCCGGTAGTTTTAGGTTTTCTGTGGAACGGTAAGGATAAACCTCCCCAGAATGATCCTTCAATAAGAGAGATAAAAACTGTATCCGGTCACAGAATATCTCTCAATGATAAGGAAGAAAAGATACAAATACAGAATAAAAAAGGGGATCAGATAAGTATTGAGAAGGACAGCAGAATAAACATAAAGACAGATGGTTGTCAGCTGCAGATGGACGGAATTAAGAAAGAAATAAAGATTAAAGGAGATGTATCGGTAAAAATAGAGGGAAACAACATAGAGCTTAAAGGAACAAATGTTACCGTTAAGGCAGATGCTGTATTAACAATAAAAGGCGGAGTTGTGAGGATAAACTGA
- a CDS encoding PAAR domain-containing protein — translation MGKPAARVGDLTSHGSPLSPGPGSPDVFIGGKPAWRITDIHSCPLTTPNPHGTGIAVAGSSTVFINGVPAVRMGDIIQEAGPPNSIITGEVTVLIGG, via the coding sequence ATGGGGAAACCTGCTGCCAGAGTAGGAGATTTAACATCACACGGCTCTCCACTGTCCCCGGGACCGGGAAGTCCAGATGTTTTTATTGGGGGTAAGCCTGCATGGAGGATAACAGACATTCATTCCTGTCCCCTCACAACCCCTAATCCCCACGGAACAGGTATAGCAGTAGCAGGATCGTCCACTGTTTTTATAAACGGTGTTCCGGCTGTAAGAATGGGGGATATTATTCAGGAAGCCGGACCTCCAAACAGCATAATAACAGGGGAGGTTACCGTTCTTATTGGAGGTTGA
- a CDS encoding baseplate J/gp47 family protein, which yields MNYLYDKRKSKDIQEEIKKLARSYLPQWKIREGEPGWALAKIFSFMQEEVIERINYIPHNLFIEFLERLGIQPEHAKPSEGYVVFKFSENLDKPVYLKKGVKISTENGIKFETQEDIVLNPVSVDAVISVNPDTDSVYTHKTPEKPLFPFSPQKHYLYAGDTHSFYFLREKGKNLYVRITPPVNGRWEYFHGFDNEGNEVWKSFTPDKRQFFLKDIGIYSVKKVFNKNLPLVIFSRKIHYYKKDPEPVGRKSVNGIDAYWLRVELSKLQRFLNNQIFEIKGVSGLSAVNFNDVPLDPELREPIKPFGEEPKAGDSFYIASDEAFSKKGASVEITITFKDQNVFPSEPNKISYEYWNGKSWKFLKKKVSKKENTVKINFKIPQDISQIEVNGERHYFIRIRLLNPVYGRYQILNNEVVPAFSPPAIKDIKIEFSHAVRPEYLLTYNNQEYKECKKLLYEPLPEKTKTLYIGLRGKLADSLNLFFSITCKKWDPDKYLIYKYWNGKKWNELQVEDGTQMFRKSGVVKVLIPTDTAETKKFGRELKWIKIEFFSRLEEEIYINGIFTNSVKIKQVETVKDEILGSSDGSPNQSFKAKNENLQDVQLYVKEPVLPEGYEYYQENDQFWVLWKEIDDLYTALPDQRVYAVDRLSGKIKFGDGLNGKIPPAGKNNIKISYSFGGGKKGNVESFKINSLLSSIPYVEEVFNPEKTYKGADAESFDQIFERFPEVVRHRGRAVNDYDYEKIIKRNFKEVVKLKIVQASKGKLLIGIYNDPEGKKKEVDTGFLYEVKNFLTSYLPATSSVDIFPPDFVPVDIRLTVVTEKINKITQVKNGLIKSLKEFLNPVKGDWDFGKFPYYSDFFPVITKVKSVLYVKSLNVTFQINGKKIPVKPSFTDMEDLSPFLLIMPGDINVFVEVEGAEYGH from the coding sequence GTGAATTATCTGTATGACAAACGGAAAAGCAAAGATATACAGGAAGAGATAAAAAAACTTGCCCGTTCGTATCTTCCCCAGTGGAAAATAAGGGAAGGAGAACCGGGATGGGCACTGGCTAAAATCTTCTCCTTTATGCAGGAAGAGGTGATAGAAAGGATAAACTACATTCCCCACAACCTTTTTATTGAATTTTTGGAAAGACTGGGCATACAACCTGAACATGCAAAACCATCAGAAGGGTATGTTGTTTTTAAGTTTTCTGAAAATCTTGACAAACCTGTTTATCTGAAAAAAGGGGTAAAAATCTCAACTGAAAATGGTATTAAGTTTGAAACGCAGGAAGATATAGTGCTGAACCCTGTTTCTGTAGATGCGGTTATATCCGTTAATCCGGATACAGATTCGGTTTATACCCACAAAACGCCAGAAAAACCTCTCTTCCCTTTTTCTCCCCAGAAGCATTACCTTTATGCTGGGGATACCCATTCTTTTTATTTTTTGAGGGAGAAAGGAAAAAATCTTTATGTGAGAATTACACCTCCTGTAAACGGAAGATGGGAATATTTCCACGGCTTTGATAATGAAGGAAACGAAGTATGGAAAAGCTTTACGCCTGATAAAAGACAGTTTTTTTTAAAGGATATTGGGATATACAGCGTAAAAAAGGTTTTTAATAAAAATTTACCCTTAGTTATTTTCAGCAGAAAGATCCACTACTACAAAAAAGATCCGGAACCTGTAGGCAGGAAAAGTGTGAACGGTATAGATGCATACTGGTTGAGGGTTGAGCTGTCAAAATTACAGAGGTTTTTAAATAACCAGATCTTTGAAATTAAAGGTGTGTCAGGACTTTCTGCTGTCAATTTTAATGATGTTCCCCTTGACCCAGAATTGAGGGAGCCTATAAAACCTTTTGGGGAGGAGCCAAAGGCTGGGGATTCCTTCTACATAGCATCTGACGAGGCTTTCTCAAAAAAAGGAGCATCTGTTGAAATAACAATAACATTTAAAGACCAGAATGTATTTCCTTCCGAACCCAATAAAATATCTTATGAATACTGGAACGGTAAAAGCTGGAAATTTTTAAAGAAGAAAGTATCAAAAAAGGAAAACACAGTAAAGATAAACTTTAAAATCCCACAGGACATATCCCAGATAGAGGTAAACGGGGAGAGGCATTACTTTATCAGAATAAGGCTTCTTAATCCTGTCTACGGCAGATACCAGATCCTAAACAACGAGGTTGTTCCAGCTTTTTCTCCTCCAGCAATAAAGGATATAAAAATTGAGTTTTCCCACGCTGTCAGACCTGAGTATCTTTTAACTTATAACAATCAGGAGTATAAAGAGTGTAAAAAACTGCTTTATGAACCACTACCGGAAAAAACAAAAACATTATACATCGGTTTAAGAGGAAAACTGGCTGACAGTTTAAACCTTTTCTTTTCTATTACCTGTAAAAAATGGGATCCAGACAAATACCTGATTTACAAATACTGGAATGGGAAAAAGTGGAATGAGCTTCAGGTTGAGGATGGGACACAGATGTTTAGAAAAAGCGGGGTTGTAAAAGTTCTGATCCCGACTGATACGGCAGAAACCAAAAAGTTTGGCAGGGAACTTAAATGGATAAAAATTGAGTTTTTCTCCAGATTAGAGGAGGAGATATACATAAACGGCATTTTTACAAACAGTGTCAAAATAAAACAGGTTGAAACTGTCAAAGATGAGATATTAGGTTCAAGCGACGGATCCCCAAATCAGTCTTTTAAAGCAAAAAATGAAAATCTGCAAGATGTTCAGCTTTATGTTAAAGAACCGGTTCTACCAGAAGGGTATGAATATTATCAGGAAAACGATCAGTTCTGGGTTCTGTGGAAAGAAATAGATGATCTTTATACAGCTTTGCCAGATCAGAGGGTTTATGCTGTAGATAGGCTGAGTGGAAAGATAAAGTTTGGTGACGGACTGAATGGAAAAATTCCACCTGCCGGAAAGAACAACATAAAGATCAGTTACAGTTTCGGTGGAGGTAAAAAAGGAAATGTAGAAAGTTTTAAAATTAACAGTCTTCTGTCTTCTATCCCTTATGTTGAGGAAGTTTTTAATCCTGAAAAAACCTACAAAGGGGCAGATGCTGAAAGTTTTGACCAAATATTTGAAAGATTTCCAGAAGTTGTAAGACACAGGGGAAGAGCTGTAAACGACTACGATTACGAAAAAATCATAAAAAGAAACTTTAAGGAGGTTGTTAAACTAAAAATAGTGCAAGCCTCTAAAGGAAAGCTGTTAATAGGGATTTATAACGATCCAGAAGGAAAAAAGAAGGAAGTGGATACAGGTTTTTTGTATGAGGTGAAAAATTTTCTCACCAGCTACCTACCGGCAACCTCCAGCGTAGACATCTTCCCTCCTGATTTTGTTCCGGTTGATATCAGATTAACCGTTGTTACCGAGAAAATAAATAAAATAACACAGGTAAAAAATGGTCTGATCAAATCTTTAAAAGAGTTTTTAAATCCTGTAAAAGGAGATTGGGATTTTGGAAAATTCCCGTATTATTCAGACTTCTTTCCTGTGATCACAAAAGTTAAGTCTGTTTTATATGTTAAATCACTTAATGTAACCTTCCAGATAAATGGTAAAAAAATACCTGTGAAACCGTCCTTTACTGATATGGAAGATCTTTCCCCTTTTCTTCTAATTATGCCGGGAGATATAAATGTATTTGTTGAGGTAGAAGGAGCTGAGTATGGGCATTAA
- a CDS encoding phage tail protein, giving the protein MKKTVYRVLFPSQIKNYSGLEINGEVETAALEKKFSYYSFKYFSTNKKNIRMFALSENCLQVYAVDEDNNVYSIDVFNETVIKQINRFEQISFADDCEMSGDIIIFAGDNKASAFSVITWQKIWEIETDIKIKKVRSIDQEIALIGDKGYITASRTGQIREKREVPIIDLYLDKGIKKTLSFEDIKKIQKYVKGNVVSAFIFGRKLYATADQYDDETGSVYIFSLEDLTLEDNLPLKTVPVKILLDRCSNMFLLSEGQIIFCPYDFLYKENGYFEFELKSLEGDIQWHRVSIEGKFPEGTSIRTIVSTDGETEATFENSTDIYVPDGFEGEKLKIKIYLTADFSGKKTPIIRRVTIHYPRKTYLEYLPGIYKEDKVGKDILERYLSIFQTVNSSVERKIKNSPYLLDPLTVSPQFLEWLSKWFGIVRDKNWEEEKWRVFLKEAYQLFKIRGTKECLERIIQIFTGEKPFIIEHFQMEQCSSEKAEFNDYFFCVYISSETVKNHSDLQIVRKIVQTFKPSHTEGKVAVMPRMVVLGSFVLLGVNSYLHKIQPVVEKGLIGIDSYLQDTHKGSRIGNKSRLSVDTKLEI; this is encoded by the coding sequence ATGAAAAAAACTGTTTACAGGGTTCTTTTCCCCTCACAAATAAAAAATTATTCAGGACTTGAGATCAATGGGGAGGTAGAAACTGCAGCCCTTGAAAAAAAATTTAGCTACTACAGTTTCAAATATTTCAGCACTAATAAAAAAAATATCAGAATGTTTGCACTGTCCGAGAACTGCCTGCAGGTTTATGCTGTTGATGAAGATAATAATGTGTATAGTATTGATGTTTTTAATGAAACGGTAATCAAACAGATAAACAGGTTTGAGCAGATATCGTTTGCAGATGATTGTGAGATGTCCGGAGATATTATAATTTTTGCAGGAGACAATAAAGCCTCAGCTTTCTCAGTTATTACATGGCAGAAAATCTGGGAGATAGAAACAGACATAAAAATAAAAAAAGTCAGATCTATTGATCAGGAGATAGCTTTAATCGGAGATAAGGGATATATTACTGCATCACGAACCGGACAGATCAGAGAAAAAAGAGAAGTTCCTATAATTGATTTATATCTGGATAAAGGCATTAAAAAAACCCTCAGTTTTGAAGATATTAAAAAGATCCAGAAGTATGTAAAGGGAAATGTTGTTTCAGCTTTTATATTCGGTAGGAAGCTTTATGCCACTGCAGACCAGTATGATGATGAAACAGGATCTGTATACATATTCAGTTTGGAAGATCTCACTTTAGAAGACAATCTCCCCTTAAAAACAGTACCTGTAAAAATACTGTTAGACAGATGCAGTAATATGTTCTTACTGTCTGAAGGTCAGATTATTTTCTGTCCTTATGATTTTCTGTATAAAGAAAATGGATATTTTGAGTTTGAACTGAAATCTTTGGAAGGGGATATCCAGTGGCACAGGGTAAGTATTGAAGGTAAATTCCCAGAGGGAACCTCTATAAGAACTATAGTATCAACTGATGGTGAAACAGAAGCAACCTTTGAAAACTCTACAGATATATATGTTCCTGACGGATTTGAAGGGGAAAAATTAAAAATAAAAATATACCTGACCGCAGACTTTTCAGGTAAAAAAACACCGATCATCAGAAGAGTAACAATTCATTATCCAAGAAAAACATATCTGGAATACCTGCCGGGTATTTATAAAGAAGACAAAGTAGGAAAAGATATATTAGAAAGGTATCTTTCCATTTTTCAAACTGTTAACAGTTCTGTGGAAAGAAAGATTAAAAATTCCCCATACCTGCTTGATCCTTTAACTGTAAGCCCACAGTTCCTTGAATGGCTGTCAAAATGGTTTGGAATTGTCAGGGATAAGAACTGGGAAGAAGAAAAATGGAGAGTTTTTTTAAAAGAAGCCTATCAATTATTCAAAATCAGAGGCACAAAGGAATGTCTTGAAAGAATTATACAGATATTCACCGGAGAAAAACCGTTTATAATAGAGCATTTCCAGATGGAACAGTGTAGTTCAGAAAAAGCTGAATTTAATGATTACTTTTTTTGCGTTTACATAAGCTCTGAAACTGTTAAAAACCACAGCGACCTGCAGATAGTAAGGAAAATAGTCCAGACATTTAAACCTTCCCATACCGAAGGGAAGGTCGCCGTTATGCCCAGAATGGTAGTGCTTGGATCCTTTGTTTTATTAGGAGTAAACAGCTATCTACACAAAATACAACCTGTTGTGGAAAAGGGGCTAATTGGTATAGACAGTTATCTGCAGGATACCCACAAAGGTTCAAGAATAGGAAATAAATCAAGATTATCTGTGGATACAAAATTAGAGATATAA
- a CDS encoding baseplate J/gp47 family protein produces MGIKKKKIDDKSFDDFFREGRDKIPSLSPDWTDHNLSDPGITLLELFSWLHELDLYKASIVTDKHIQKLAQIYGFDKLPANPSVVWLKFAVKEGFEKKFLLRGSSIKTFSKGKLINYRTLNSVYINKSRIDKITFFNGGRYLSVPSEKISEGYYLFGTEAKEGSIFYLGFREIISGGITLGFIFDKDPLIKRKIDRFIPDVKIQWSVLTSEGWKILKPKVDTTDCFYRSGIVTLKLPVDISLEKSSIPVTSKERFYFLRCKLLEGSYDNPPQLRYVSFNLVPAVQIDETVERKEIKGAYPEMEIMLSEKYLTEDKVSVYINGEKWKEVTDIKHYSHNDKVFQVDREKSLVKFGDGINGMLPSDNSVVTVRYRFCKGVQGNIQAGSNWETEEGLSAYNPFPGYGGKDPEREEDLFRRIKRDIDTPSICVTLKDYESIALQTPDIKVAKAKAYTVRGKNQVKVYILPASNKKEPAPSKAFLKYVCKYLNRRRLVTTKIDLLSPKYIKISVAGKITVKDGFDSQTVKQNLLEKLDRYFHPVSGKDGEGWDFGDTVYISHIYSVIETVDGVDGVFQLSINPEDKFRKIDRGNVYLFEDFLPVSGSHSITVIDKTEACRREK; encoded by the coding sequence ATGGGCATTAAGAAGAAAAAGATAGATGATAAATCTTTTGATGATTTTTTCAGAGAGGGGAGGGATAAAATACCCTCTCTTTCTCCAGACTGGACTGATCACAATCTTTCAGATCCGGGGATTACATTATTAGAACTGTTTAGCTGGTTGCATGAACTTGACCTTTATAAAGCTTCTATCGTGACAGACAAACATATACAAAAACTTGCCCAGATTTACGGTTTTGATAAACTGCCGGCAAATCCCTCTGTTGTGTGGTTAAAATTCGCCGTAAAAGAAGGGTTTGAAAAAAAGTTTCTTTTGAGAGGAAGCAGTATCAAAACCTTCAGTAAAGGAAAATTGATAAACTACAGAACATTAAACTCTGTTTACATTAATAAATCCCGTATTGATAAAATAACCTTTTTTAATGGTGGAAGATATCTGTCTGTTCCTTCTGAAAAAATCTCTGAAGGTTATTATCTGTTTGGGACAGAAGCTAAAGAGGGAAGCATATTTTACCTTGGGTTTAGAGAGATTATTTCCGGGGGAATTACATTAGGGTTTATCTTTGATAAAGATCCACTAATTAAACGAAAAATAGACAGGTTCATACCTGATGTAAAAATCCAGTGGAGTGTTTTGACATCTGAAGGTTGGAAAATATTAAAGCCGAAGGTTGACACAACAGACTGTTTTTATAGATCCGGAATTGTGACATTAAAGCTGCCGGTAGATATTTCACTTGAAAAGAGCTCTATTCCTGTAACATCAAAGGAAAGGTTTTACTTTTTAAGATGTAAACTACTTGAAGGTTCCTACGACAACCCTCCACAGCTCAGATATGTCTCGTTTAATCTTGTTCCTGCTGTTCAGATAGATGAGACAGTGGAAAGGAAGGAAATAAAAGGTGCTTATCCTGAAATGGAGATAATGCTATCAGAAAAGTATCTTACTGAAGATAAGGTTTCAGTCTATATAAATGGGGAAAAATGGAAGGAAGTAACAGACATTAAACATTATTCCCACAATGATAAGGTTTTTCAGGTGGACAGAGAAAAAAGTCTTGTAAAGTTTGGCGACGGTATTAACGGTATGCTTCCTTCTGATAACTCGGTTGTGACCGTAAGATACAGATTTTGTAAAGGTGTGCAAGGAAATATACAGGCAGGTTCTAACTGGGAAACAGAGGAAGGGCTGTCTGCATATAACCCCTTCCCAGGATACGGGGGAAAAGATCCGGAGAGGGAAGAAGATCTTTTCAGGAGAATAAAGAGAGATATTGATACACCCTCAATATGTGTAACACTTAAAGATTACGAGAGTATAGCACTGCAAACCCCAGATATTAAGGTTGCCAAGGCAAAAGCCTACACAGTAAGGGGAAAAAATCAGGTTAAAGTTTACATACTTCCCGCTTCAAATAAAAAGGAACCTGCTCCTTCAAAGGCTTTTCTCAAGTATGTATGTAAGTATCTTAACAGACGCAGGCTGGTAACAACTAAGATTGATCTTCTTTCTCCAAAATACATAAAAATATCTGTCGCAGGAAAGATAACAGTAAAAGATGGTTTTGACTCCCAGACAGTTAAGCAGAATTTACTGGAAAAGTTAGACAGATACTTTCACCCTGTTAGTGGAAAAGATGGGGAAGGGTGGGATTTTGGGGATACTGTGTATATCTCCCACATATACAGCGTTATTGAAACTGTTGATGGGGTTGATGGTGTTTTTCAGCTTAGCATTAATCCTGAAGATAAATTCAGGAAGATAGACAGGGGAAATGTTTATCTTTTTGAGGATTTTCTTCCTGTGTCAGGAAGCCACAGCATAACCGTAATAGATAAGACAGAAGCATGCAGGAGAGAAAAATGA
- the trxA gene encoding thioredoxin — protein MGLIYDVTDENFEEIVIEKSYERPVVIDFWAPWCGPCRVLKPILEKLSGEYGFVLAKINTDENPHIAQEFGVSGIPDVRIFIKGKEVERFVGALPEPKLREVLSKYIKSEADKLLDQAKMEFMAGNLSKAEEIYEKLLDEYPENKKITIEAAQFFIREGRLDKAQELLNSIKEYHKEYFSKAQALKELINFKNWCEEMKPENELDRLLKEGACLTLQEKYKEALDKFLKVVQLDKKYKDEAGRKSMVAIFNLLGESNPLTKEYRKKLAMWLY, from the coding sequence ATGGGTCTGATATACGATGTTACAGATGAAAACTTTGAGGAGATAGTTATTGAAAAATCTTACGAAAGACCTGTTGTTATAGATTTCTGGGCTCCCTGGTGTGGACCCTGCAGGGTTTTAAAACCTATTTTAGAAAAGCTCTCAGGAGAATACGGTTTTGTTCTTGCAAAAATAAATACAGATGAAAACCCACACATTGCACAGGAGTTTGGTGTAAGCGGAATACCTGATGTCAGAATATTCATAAAAGGAAAAGAGGTTGAAAGATTTGTAGGTGCACTTCCTGAACCTAAGCTAAGAGAAGTTCTGTCAAAATACATAAAATCTGAGGCTGATAAACTGCTTGATCAGGCAAAGATGGAGTTTATGGCAGGAAATCTATCAAAGGCAGAGGAGATTTATGAGAAACTTCTTGATGAATACCCTGAAAACAAAAAAATAACAATTGAAGCTGCCCAGTTTTTCATAAGAGAAGGAAGACTTGATAAGGCTCAGGAGCTTTTAAACTCTATAAAAGAGTACCACAAAGAGTATTTCTCAAAAGCTCAGGCACTAAAAGAGCTTATAAATTTTAAAAACTGGTGTGAAGAGATGAAACCTGAGAATGAGCTTGACAGACTGCTTAAAGAGGGGGCATGCCTGACACTTCAAGAAAAATACAAGGAAGCCCTTGATAAATTTCTGAAAGTCGTTCAGCTTGATAAAAAATACAAAGATGAGGCAGGAAGAAAATCAATGGTTGCTATTTTTAACCTCTTAGGTGAGAGCAATCCTCTGACGAAAGAATACAGAAAGAAACTTGCCATGTGGCTTTATTAA
- a CDS encoding GPW/gp25 family protein — translation MDKDFLGAGWKFPVRIDEDGSFSLSKHEEDIKEAIIIILKTIQGERFNHPDFGSGVYDYLFSPVNRSTISLIKEEIERSLKKYEHRIDIEEVNIQIEEAGKLLINIEYTIRSTNKKENLVYPFYIRS, via the coding sequence ATGGATAAAGATTTTTTAGGTGCTGGCTGGAAATTTCCTGTCAGGATAGATGAAGACGGGTCATTTAGCCTATCAAAACATGAAGAAGATATAAAAGAGGCGATTATTATCATATTAAAAACCATACAGGGAGAGAGATTTAACCACCCTGATTTCGGTTCAGGGGTATACGATTATTTATTTTCTCCGGTAAACAGATCAACAATCTCCCTAATTAAAGAAGAAATAGAAAGATCACTTAAAAAGTATGAACACAGAATTGATATTGAAGAGGTAAATATACAGATAGAAGAGGCAGGTAAACTTCTAATAAATATTGAGTACACAATCCGGTCAACAAATAAAAAAGAAAATCTTGTTTATCCGTTTTATATAAGGAGCTGA